A single genomic interval of Mauremys reevesii isolate NIE-2019 linkage group 24, ASM1616193v1, whole genome shotgun sequence harbors:
- the LOC120390657 gene encoding trypsin-2-like: MWLVLTLLTVAAAATQGVNKIIGGYECSPHSQPWQVSLNTGYHFCGGSLIADQWVLSAAHCWYYHDSMLAVLGDHNIQVFEHTEHLMRIETIILHPSYDDQTLDHDIMLIKLAHRIQPDAYVQPVPLPTVCPEVGSLCMVSGWGNILSDGLLSAKNLQCVEVPIVSDQMCERSYPGMITSTMMCAGYLEGGKDACQGDAGGPLVCNGELQGIMSWGFGWAQKDHPSIYTKICSLLSWIESTMAAN, translated from the exons ATGTGGCTCGTGCTGACGTTGCTGACGGTGGCAG CTGCCGCCACACAGGGAGTAAACAAGATAATTGGGGGATACGAGTGCAGCCCCCATTCGCAGCCCTGGCAGGTTTCCCTGAACACTGGGTACCATTTCTGTGGCGGATCCCTCATCGCGGACCAGTGGGTGCTGTCAGCTGCCCACTGCTGGTACTA CCATGACTCCATGCTGGCAGTCCTGGGAGACCACAACATCCAGGTCTTTGAACACACCGAGCATCTGATGCGCATCGAGACCATCATCTTGCACCCCAGCTATGATGACCAGACACTGGACCATGACATCATGCTCATCAAGCTGGCCCACCGCATCCAGCCTGATGCCTACGTGCAACCCGTTCCCCTGCCGACCGTCTGCCCAGAGGTTGGGTCTCTCTGCATGGTGTCAGGATGGGGTAACATCCTCAGCGATGGCT TGCTAAGCGCCAAGAACCTGCAGTGTGTCGAAGTTCCCATTGTGAGCGACCAGATGTGTGAGCGCTCCTACCCCGGGATGATCACCAGCACCATGATGTGCGCTGGGTACCTGGAAGGAGGCAAGGATGCATGCCAG GGGGATGCTGGTGGACCTCTGGTCTGCAATGGGGAGTTGCAGGGCATCATGTCCTGGGGATTTGGCTGGGCACAAAAGGATCACCCTAGCATCTACACCAAGATCTGCTCCCTGCTGTCCTGGATCGAGAGCACCATGGCCGCTAACTAG
- the LOC120390238 gene encoding anionic trypsin-1-like, with product MTMWLMLAWLAVAAAAPQGVDRIVGGYECSPHSQPWQVSLNVGYHFCGGSLITDQWVVSAAHCWYYPNSMQVILGDHNIQVFENTEHLMRIETIVWHPSYDYQTMDHDIMLIKLAHPVRTDAYVQPVPLPTACPAAGTSCVVSGWGNILSDGVFSPYNLQCVNIPILSSAECEGSYPGMITSTMLCAGYLEGGKDACQGDSGGPLVCNGELQGIVSWGIGCAQKDQPGVYTKVCSLLPWIESTMAAN from the exons ATGACAATGTGGCTCATGCTGGCGTGGCTTGCAGTGGCAG CTGCTGCACCACAGGGAGTAGACAGGATTGTCGGGGGATACGAGTGCAGCCCCCATTCACAGCCCTGGCAGGTCTCCCTTAACGTCGGGTACCATTTCTGTGGTGGATCCCTCATTACGGACCAGTGGGTGGTGTCAGCTGCCCACTGCTGGTACTA CCCCAACTCCATGCAGGTGATCCTGGGAGATCACAACATCCAGGTCTTTGAAAACACCGAGCACCTGATGCGCATCGAGACCATCGTGTGGCACCCCAGCTATGACTACCAGACAATGGACCATGACATCATGCTCATCAAGTTGGCTCACCCTGTCCGGACTGACGCCTACGTCCAGCCTGTTCCCCTGCCGACCGCCTGCCCAGCTGCCGGCACTTCCTGTGTGGTGTCGGGATGGGGCAATATCCTCAGTGATGGTG TGTTCAGCCCCTACAACCTGCAGTGCGTCAACATCCCCATCCTCAGCAGCGCAGAGTGCGAGGGCTCCTACCCTGGGATGATCACCAGCACCATGCTGTGCGCTGGCTACCTGGAGGGAGGCAAGGATGCGTGCCAG GGAGACTCTGGTGGTCCACTGGTCTGCAACGGGGAGCTGCAGGGCATTGTGTCCTGGGGGATCGGCTGTGCCCAGAAGGACCAACCCGGCGTCTACACCAAAgtctgctccctgctgccctggaTCGAGAGCACCATGGCTGCCAACTAG